The Vicinamibacterales bacterium genome segment CATCAACGACGACGCGGAGATCCTGGCGCGCACCTTCGCCAGGTGCCACGAGATCGGCACGCGGCCGTACTACCTGTTCCAGGGCCGCCCCGTGAAGGCCGCCTCGCACTTCCAGGTCCCGTTTCACCGCGCGGTCCCCATCGTCCGAGGGATCAACCAGCGGTTGAGCGGCATCCAGAAGACGTTCAAATACATCATGTCGCACTACACGGGGAAGATCGAAATCCTCGACCTGGGCGACGACGGCCGGCTGTACATGCGCTACCACCAATGCAAGGACCCGAACAAGATCGGCCGGGTCTTCTCCCGACCGTGTCCGGAGGGCGCGTGCTGGCTCGACGATCTGCCCGAGGCCTGATGATGGCCCGCCCCGAACACCCGATTGTCGAGAGCGCGGGGCGGTCCGGCGCGGGCGTTCGCCGCCATTCGGCAGTGGCGACGGCCCACCCCCTGGCCACCGATGCCGCTCTCGACATCCTGCACGCCGGCGGCAACGCCGTGGACGCTGCCGTAGCGGCCGCATGGGCCCTTTCGGTGTGCGAGCCGAGTGCCTCCGGCCTCGGCGGCCAGACGACGGTGCTGCTGCACCGGCCCGGCGACGCACCGCTGATCATCGACGGGCATTCCTACGCTCCGAGCACAGTGTCGGTGGAGACGGTCAGCCGCTCGGAACAGCGGGTCGGGCATCGAGCGTGTGTCATCCCGTCGACAGTCGCGACGCTTGGGCACGTGCAGCGTCGCTACGGTCGTCTGCCGCGCCGCGCCGTCATGGCCGCAGCGGTGCGTATCGCCGAGGGTGGGTACGACGTGACGTCCCTGCTGCGGCGGCAGATCCGATGGACCCAGCCAGCGCTGTCGGCCTCGAAGGCCATGGGTGCGTCGTTCCTGCCGGGCGGTTGCGTGCCCGAGGTGGGCAGTCGCCTGCGCCATCCGGCCCTGGCGGCCACCTTGCGCCGACTCCAGGAGGCCGGCGAAGACGATTTCTACCGCGGAGATATCGCCGAGCAGATCATCGCTGACATGACGCGGCATGGTGGCCTGATCGCTGCAGAGGACCTGGCCACGTTCACGCTTCCCGTCGAGCGCGCGGCCCTGGTGGGGAGCTACTGCGGGTTTAGGGTCGTCACGGCGCCACCCCCGGCGGGCGGCCTGCAGTTGCTGCTTGGTCTGAAGCTCGTCGAGTATCTCGAGCGCCATCATCCGAGCGTGTCGCCCGACGAGTGGCGCGCAAACCTCGCCCTCGCCACCTACGCGGTGTTTCGTGGGCGGGACCACGACGGCGTCTCGGTCGACGTCCCGTCGGAAGGCAGCGACCGGTTCCTGCAGGAGCGGACCGTCACGCTGGCACGGGTGATCGCAGACCGGCTGCCTGATCCGATTCGCACCGTCGAGGAGCCGGGCGACACGACCCACCTCACCGTCGCTGACGCCGACGGGACGGTGGTCGCCTTGACACAGTCGATCCAGTCCGTGTTCGGCGCGAAGGTGGCGCATGGTGGGCTTGGCTTCATCTACAACAACTACCTCAGAACGTGCCCCCGCCGGCCCCATCCCCACCAACTCGCCGCCGGCTGTCTGCCGCGCTCGAACGTGGCGCCCGCACTCGTGTTCGAGGCGGGCCAGGACGATCGCCCAATGCTGGCCTTGGGAGCCGCAGGGAGCCGTCGGATCACCTCGGCGCTGCTGCACGTGATTACCGGCGTGCTGGACCGGGGTCTCAACGTGCAGGACGCCATGGCCGCCCCACGGGTGCATGCCCTGACCAACGGCAAAGCCTGGGTCGAGCGGCCTGCCGCAACCGAAGCACTGCTCGCCCTGCTGCGTCAGCGAGCGTTCCGCGTCATCGTGAAGCGTCCGCTCGATTTCTCGATGGGAAGCGTGCAGGCGGTCCGGCTGTTCCCGGACGGCCGGATGGACGCCGCCGCCGACCCGCGCCGTGACGGCGTGGCGAAGGGAGTCTGATCGATGTGGCCGACCGACGACGAACCCTTGGAACGATCGGAGGCGCCGGCACCCACGACGGGTGGCTGGCCGCTGTGGTTGTTCCTCCTCATCCCGCTCGCCATTGCGGTTGGCAAGATGACAGGCTCGCCCGTGTCGGCGTTGTTCTCGGACGTGTTCTCGCTCGCGGGAGCGCCGAAGAACATCCACCGACACCTCGAATACGTCTTCTTCGTTCCGCTGAGCGCAGTGGTCGTCTCCGTCTTCAGACTCACATTGGGGCTCCGGGTGCTGGGCTTCTTTCGGCCGATCCTGCTGGCGATCGCATTCCGCGTGATTGGCATCCCACTTGGCCTGGCGTTTCTCGCGGTGGTCCTCGCCACGGTGACCGTGCTGTGGCCGGCCATCCGAACCACCCCGTACTACGCGAGAGTGCCGGTGCTGTTGAGCATGGTGGCCGCCTTCCTGGTGATTCCGGTTGCGGCAGTCCGCTGGTTCCCAGCCGCCTGGCTGCTCCACCTGGCCTACTTCCCCATTATCGCGCTCTGTCTCATCTCCGACTCGTTCGCCAAGCTGCTCGAAGAGAAGGGTCCGTGGGAGGCCGCGTGGAGGGCGACGACAACCATCGCGGCGGCGGTCGTCATCACGCTGGTGTCGGAGATCCATGGCGCGATGCGCCT includes the following:
- a CDS encoding gamma-glutamyltransferase, which codes for MMARPEHPIVESAGRSGAGVRRHSAVATAHPLATDAALDILHAGGNAVDAAVAAAWALSVCEPSASGLGGQTTVLLHRPGDAPLIIDGHSYAPSTVSVETVSRSEQRVGHRACVIPSTVATLGHVQRRYGRLPRRAVMAAAVRIAEGGYDVTSLLRRQIRWTQPALSASKAMGASFLPGGCVPEVGSRLRHPALAATLRRLQEAGEDDFYRGDIAEQIIADMTRHGGLIAAEDLATFTLPVERAALVGSYCGFRVVTAPPPAGGLQLLLGLKLVEYLERHHPSVSPDEWRANLALATYAVFRGRDHDGVSVDVPSEGSDRFLQERTVTLARVIADRLPDPIRTVEEPGDTTHLTVADADGTVVALTQSIQSVFGAKVAHGGLGFIYNNYLRTCPRRPHPHQLAAGCLPRSNVAPALVFEAGQDDRPMLALGAAGSRRITSALLHVITGVLDRGLNVQDAMAAPRVHALTNGKAWVERPAATEALLALLRQRAFRVIVKRPLDFSMGSVQAVRLFPDGRMDAAADPRRDGVAKGV
- a CDS encoding 7TM domain-containing protein, with product MWPTDDEPLERSEAPAPTTGGWPLWLFLLIPLAIAVGKMTGSPVSALFSDVFSLAGAPKNIHRHLEYVFFVPLSAVVVSVFRLTLGLRVLGFFRPILLAIAFRVIGIPLGLAFLAVVLATVTVLWPAIRTTPYYARVPVLLSMVAAFLVIPVAAVRWFPAAWLLHLAYFPIIALCLISDSFAKLLEEKGPWEAAWRATTTIAAAVVITLVSEIHGAMRLPLRYPELLLAQVGCVLLLGRYGAWKLLDRWNGFAALGAMVRRTGTVVDASEATNLPADDCREPTGAVHVTNS